CCTCGGATTCGACTACCTCACCTGTTCCGAACACATCGCCGTGCCAATTGAGGCCGCCACTACGCGAGGATCGGTCTACTGGGACCCGCTCGCTACCTTGTCCTACCTGGCCGCATTCACATCAAGAATTCGGTTGGCCACATCAGTTGTCGTGCTGGGGTATCACCACCCCCTCGCAATCGCCAAGCGGTACGGAACGCTGGACCGAATCAGCTCGGGCCGACTAATCCTGGGTGTCGGCGTGGGCTCGCTACGTGAGGAGTTTGATCTACTCAACGCCTCATGGGATGACCGCGGACAGCGCGCCGATGACGCCATTCGTGCCTTGCGATCTTCGCTATCGACTACCACCCCGACCTACCGTGGTAAGTACTACCAGTACACGTCCCTCGACATTCGTCCCTGTGCGGTTCAGCGGCATGTGCCCGTATGGGTCGGCGGACGGACAGTTCGCTCCTTGCACCGAGCCGTCGAATTGGCAGACGGGTGGATGCCTTTCGCCGTGTCACTCACTCAAGCGGCGAAGATGCTCAGCTCTGTCGATATTCCGGATGATTTTGAAGTCGCGCTGGGCACGTCACCGCTAGACCCCTGTGAACAAACCGAAGAGGCCTTGCATCAGATTGCGTCCCTGCGCGAGGCCGGTGCAACTGCTGTCACTTGCTCACTCTCGTCGCGCTCCGCGAGTCATTTTCGTGAACAGCTCTCGGCCCTCAGTGAGCTCGTCCACCCGCTGCAAAGAAGGAAACATGACAACATCCGACCTCGCCAAGCTTGAATCGATGATTCAACGAATAGAAGATGAACGTGCCATCGAACGAATTGTCGCGTCATATGGTCCGCTTGTGGACGCGGGTGAAGCGACCGCGACAGCTGAGTTGTGGTCTCCCGACGGACGTTACGACGTAGAAGACTGGACCATGTCGGGTCGATCCGATATCGAGGCGATGGTCAATTCGCAAGAGCACCAAGGGCTGATTGCTCGCGGATGCACTCATCTGCTGGGGCCAGCGGTCGTTACCGTGCGAGGCGACGACGCTGTTGCTGTGTGCGAATCAGTCTTACTTGTCAAACACGGAGTGACCTATTACGTCGCGCGAGCGGGCGTTAACCATTTCGCACTGCAGCGAAGCGCCAGAGGCTGGGAAATCGTACAGCGCACAACACGCAGGCTAGACGGAACCTCGTTCCCTCGGGCATTGCTCTCCAGGGGAGTCGAAGGCCTTCCGGTGCAACAATCAGAACAGGATCCCCCATGACAATGTCTTGCCAGCAAGGTCATTCATGGCGGCTCCTGGAACGGAAGGTGGTAATTGTCACGGGTGCGGTGCGTGGCATATCACCCGCCTTGCTTCAGCGAGGCGGGTTAGCGCTGGTGGCGATGCGCTGCCCCGGACGACTACCGGAGGTTCGTCAACAGCATGACTCCGCCGCCTACACACGCTGAACGTTGATAGCGGCGAAGGCGTCACAGTGACGCGATTTCAACCACGCATGAGCAGCGAACGGCCCGCGCACCACATGCATCCGCGAGTAGGCTTACCGGCCATACATAACCCACGTTCCGAGGTAATTCGAATGAGCAAGCTTATGCGCTTGACGATCGTTACCGCGGTGGCGACGCTGATACCCCTTGCCTGCACCGTCGCGCCGATCGTCTCGGCAGATCCCATCGTGCCCAACTGTCCGGACGGATGGTGGGACCCGGTGGCCAACACCTGTCGCCCTGCAATAGCCACAACCCCGTTGAGCTGTGACAACGGTTGGTGGTGGGACCCGGTGGGCAACGTGTGCCGCCCACCGGTCGTCCCTCCGCAGTAAGAACGCGTCATGCGGCCAGGGCAGCGGTGGTCGCGGCGAACATTGTCGTTTTGATGGCACCCAGCGTCCCGCTGTTCTTGCCCTCCAGGGGTTTCATCAGATCGACTGCGACGCTGAGTACTTGGTCCTCGGATACGGCCCGGTCGGCAAGACCCGCGGCCACGGCCGCTTCTCCGCCGTACCGGTGCCCGGTCGTCATCGCGGTCACCGCTGTCTGCGGGGTCACCTTGGCCTGAATGAGGCTCGCCATACCGGGGGTGAACGGAATGTTGATATCGACCTCGGGGAAGCACAGATATCCACGGTCGGATCGCATCACTCGGTAGTCGTGGGCCACGGCGAGCATCGCTCCTGCTCCAAACGCGTGACCGTTGACCGCCGCGACGGTCGGCAGCGGGAGGGTGAGGACTCGACTGAACAACGCGTGGACACGACCGACGTACCCGTCGGTCTGATCTGCGTGGGACATCAGCCAATCCAGGTCAAGCCCGTTCGAATAGAACTTTCCGGTCCCCACGGTGATCAGCGGCTTGGCGTGCTCCAGCGCGTCATCGAGGAGTCCGTTGACGGTATCGAGCCAATCCGGGGAGAACCGGTTTTCGTCCGGGCCGAGGTTCAGAATCGCAATGGTGTCCTGAAGTTCCAGGATGGGGCTCATCGTGCTTTTCCTTTCATTTTGGCGCCCTTAGCTTTTGGGTGCACCGG
This genomic window from Mycobacteroides chelonae contains:
- a CDS encoding enoyl-CoA hydratase-related protein; its protein translation is MSPILELQDTIAILNLGPDENRFSPDWLDTVNGLLDDALEHAKPLITVGTGKFYSNGLDLDWLMSHADQTDGYVGRVHALFSRVLTLPLPTVAAVNGHAFGAGAMLAVAHDYRVMRSDRGYLCFPEVDINIPFTPGMASLIQAKVTPQTAVTAMTTGHRYGGEAAVAAGLADRAVSEDQVLSVAVDLMKPLEGKNSGTLGAIKTTMFAATTAALAA
- a CDS encoding LLM class F420-dependent oxidoreductase, with the translated sequence MLIGIATPVVVQVPGVAAEWESSGTATDIADISSWADHLGFDYLTCSEHIAVPIEAATTRGSVYWDPLATLSYLAAFTSRIRLATSVVVLGYHHPLAIAKRYGTLDRISSGRLILGVGVGSLREEFDLLNASWDDRGQRADDAIRALRSSLSTTTPTYRGKYYQYTSLDIRPCAVQRHVPVWVGGRTVRSLHRAVELADGWMPFAVSLTQAAKMLSSVDIPDDFEVALGTSPLDPCEQTEEALHQIASLREAGATAVTCSLSSRSASHFREQLSALSELVHPLQRRKHDNIRPRQA
- a CDS encoding nuclear transport factor 2 family protein; protein product: MTTSDLAKLESMIQRIEDERAIERIVASYGPLVDAGEATATAELWSPDGRYDVEDWTMSGRSDIEAMVNSQEHQGLIARGCTHLLGPAVVTVRGDDAVAVCESVLLVKHGVTYYVARAGVNHFALQRSARGWEIVQRTTRRLDGTSFPRALLSRGVEGLPVQQSEQDPP